A genomic window from Ruminiclostridium cellulolyticum H10 includes:
- a CDS encoding ParB/RepB/Spo0J family partition protein gives MKGVKGMIQNININKLKNHPKNPRKELGDLTELAESIKTYGVFQNLTVVPWFCFETGVGADDPKQQEEMGYFVVIGNRRLAAAKLAGLEELPCVISDMDYKTQLATMLLENMQRNDLTIYEQAQGFQMMLDLGESLNDISEKTGLSETTVRRRVKLLEFDSDKFKKSVERGGTLMDYMELDKIQDIKLRNNVLDKIGTSNFKYELQAAIDKEKREKNKALWVAELNKFATQVKNSNGLQQVNAYYNLSQKPEITKPTDADTVEYFFFVSEYGSITLYKKSENNSRSTSDNSAYEEKQKRISEQRAALDEISKRAYQLRRAFVLDISNAKAKKNIGTIIQYSLWAMLDDYNYLDYEEFSEIIGMENDDENDEKDLYFATISEHVSTQPERNLLIATYLALDKERETYYGWNNQYMDNGTLNTVYNLLEKLGYEMSDEEKSMRDGTHELFENSEAEK, from the coding sequence TTGAAAGGAGTAAAAGGTATGATACAAAACATTAATATAAATAAGTTAAAAAATCATCCCAAAAACCCACGAAAAGAGCTTGGAGATTTGACTGAGCTTGCAGAGAGCATTAAGACTTACGGAGTTTTTCAAAATTTAACGGTTGTTCCATGGTTCTGTTTTGAAACAGGAGTTGGAGCAGATGACCCAAAACAGCAGGAAGAAATGGGATATTTCGTTGTTATAGGAAATCGTCGTTTAGCAGCTGCTAAGCTTGCAGGACTTGAAGAATTACCTTGTGTAATTTCTGATATGGACTATAAAACTCAGCTTGCAACAATGCTTCTTGAAAATATGCAGCGTAATGATCTTACAATATATGAACAGGCACAGGGCTTTCAAATGATGCTTGACCTGGGCGAGTCTCTTAATGATATCTCTGAAAAGACAGGATTATCAGAAACGACAGTACGACGCAGAGTAAAGCTTCTGGAATTTGACAGTGACAAATTTAAGAAGTCAGTAGAACGTGGCGGAACATTGATGGACTACATGGAACTAGATAAGATTCAGGACATAAAACTTAGAAATAACGTACTTGATAAAATAGGTACCTCTAATTTTAAATATGAGCTTCAGGCTGCCATTGACAAAGAGAAGAGAGAAAAGAATAAGGCTTTGTGGGTTGCGGAACTGAATAAATTTGCAACGCAGGTAAAAAACAGTAACGGCTTACAGCAAGTCAATGCCTACTATAATTTATCACAAAAGCCTGAGATTACTAAACCTACAGATGCTGATACTGTGGAATATTTCTTCTTTGTATCGGAGTATGGCAGTATCACCTTATATAAAAAGTCAGAGAACAATAGCAGATCGACTTCTGACAATTCAGCTTATGAAGAAAAACAAAAAAGGATCAGCGAGCAACGGGCTGCTCTGGATGAAATATCAAAACGTGCATATCAGCTAAGACGTGCTTTTGTATTGGACATTTCTAATGCCAAAGCAAAAAAGAATATAGGTACAATAATTCAATATTCACTATGGGCTATGCTGGATGATTACAACTATCTTGATTATGAAGAGTTTTCAGAAATCATCGGTATGGAAAATGATGATGAAAATGATGAAAAAGACTTATACTTTGCAACTATATCCGAACATGTCTCCACTCAGCCAGAACGTAACCTGCTTATTGCAACCTATTTAGCACTTGATAAAGAGCGTGAGACTTATTATGGTTGGAATAACCAGTATATGGATAATGGCACTTTAAACACTGTGTATAATCTCCTTGAAAAACTCGGATATGAAATGTCAGACGAAGAAAAGTCCATGCG
- a CDS encoding DEAD/DEAH box helicase has protein sequence MELRPYQQEAKQAVLNEWGKGILKTLLVLVTGGGKTIVFSKITEECVRNGERVLILAHRGELLDQAADKLKKATNLGCATEKAEESCIGSWFRVVVGSVQSLMREKRLNQFPKDYFNTIIIDEAHHCLSDGYQRVLSHFNEAKVLGVTATPDRGDMRNLGQFFESLAYEYTLPRAIKEGFLCPIKAQTIPLKLDLSGVSVQAGDFKNGDLGNALEPYLESIADEMLKCCTDHKTVVFLPLIKTSQKFKDILNKKGFRAAEVNGNSQDREQVLADFDSGKYNVICNSMLLTEGWDCPSVDCIVVLRPTKIRSLYVQMVGRGTRLHSGKDHLLLLDFLWHTERHELCHPAALICESEEVAKKMTENIEAAGCPVDIEAAEKQAADDVVAQREEALAKKLAEMKNRKRKLVDPLQFEMSIQAEDLASYVPAFGWEMGPPSDKQIKTLEKLGIFPDEIESAGKATKLLERLDKRRNEGLTTPKQIRFLEGRGFQHVGTWQFEGAKSLIDRIAANGWRVPNEINPSEYKPTQIEQPLGWEI, from the coding sequence ATGGAACTGAGACCATATCAGCAAGAAGCGAAACAAGCGGTACTTAATGAATGGGGCAAAGGCATTCTAAAAACTCTTTTGGTTCTTGTTACTGGTGGAGGTAAAACCATAGTATTCTCCAAAATTACTGAAGAATGTGTTAGAAATGGTGAGCGGGTGTTAATACTTGCTCACCGTGGAGAACTCCTTGACCAGGCAGCAGATAAATTAAAAAAAGCTACAAATCTAGGTTGTGCCACTGAGAAAGCTGAAGAATCCTGTATCGGTAGTTGGTTTAGAGTAGTAGTAGGTTCTGTTCAATCTCTTATGAGAGAGAAGCGACTCAATCAGTTTCCAAAAGATTATTTTAACACTATCATAATTGACGAAGCACATCATTGTCTGTCTGACGGTTATCAAAGAGTTTTAAGCCATTTTAACGAAGCAAAAGTTTTAGGAGTAACAGCAACACCTGACCGGGGAGATATGCGTAATTTAGGACAGTTTTTTGAATCACTGGCTTATGAATATACACTTCCAAGAGCTATAAAGGAGGGCTTTCTCTGCCCGATAAAAGCTCAAACTATTCCGTTAAAATTAGATTTATCAGGGGTCAGTGTTCAGGCTGGAGATTTTAAAAACGGTGACCTGGGCAACGCACTGGAACCATATCTCGAAAGTATAGCAGATGAAATGCTAAAATGCTGTACGGACCATAAAACTGTTGTATTCCTACCTCTTATCAAAACCAGTCAAAAGTTTAAAGACATACTCAATAAAAAAGGCTTCAGGGCTGCTGAGGTTAATGGAAATAGTCAAGATAGAGAACAGGTTTTAGCTGATTTCGATTCTGGAAAATACAATGTCATTTGTAACTCTATGTTGCTTACTGAAGGTTGGGACTGTCCCAGCGTTGACTGTATTGTGGTCCTCCGACCTACGAAAATCAGAAGCCTTTATGTTCAGATGGTGGGGCGCGGTACCCGACTACATTCTGGAAAAGACCACTTACTATTGCTAGATTTTTTATGGCACACTGAGCGTCATGAACTATGTCATCCAGCTGCATTAATATGTGAATCAGAAGAAGTAGCAAAGAAGATGACAGAAAATATTGAGGCTGCTGGATGCCCGGTTGATATAGAAGCAGCTGAAAAGCAGGCAGCAGACGATGTAGTTGCTCAAAGAGAGGAAGCTCTTGCAAAGAAACTGGCCGAGATGAAAAACCGTAAACGTAAACTTGTGGATCCGCTACAGTTTGAAATGAGTATTCAGGCTGAAGACCTTGCTAGCTATGTACCGGCATTTGGTTGGGAAATGGGACCACCTTCTGACAAACAAATAAAGACTCTTGAGAAACTCGGTATATTCCCGGATGAAATTGAAAGTGCTGGTAAAGCAACAAAGCTACTTGAAAGACTTGATAAACGTAGAAATGAGGGATTAACAACTCCAAAACAGATAAGGTTTTTGGAGGGACGAGGATTTCAGCATGTTGGTACCTGGCAATTTGAAGGAGCAAAGAGTCTTATTGACCGAATAGCTGCTAATGGCTGGAGAGTACCTAACGAAATAAATCCATCGGAGTACAAACCGACACAGATAGAACAACCACTTGGTTGGGAGATTTAA
- a CDS encoding ATP-binding protein, whose product MEIARGVIKSAQKIVVYGPEGIGKSTFAAMFPGALFIDTEGSTKHMDVARLPKPYSWQMLLDDVNYVYVHPEVCNTLVIDTADWAEKLCSEDLCAKSQKAGIEDFGYGKGYVYLAEDFGKLLNTLEEIVNMGVNVVFTAHAQMRKFEQPDEMGAYDRWEMKLQKKTAPLLKEWADAVLFVNYQTYVVNVDGQGTAKGKNKPQGGRRVMYTSHHPCWDAKNRYNLPPDVDFDYSVIAQFIPVKGSAAPVEYKTKVQPVESPYPSTATTQPVQQQSVPSPAVSQNKPVNEPTQQQLQTDLAQQTPPVKQATEIKTDEDLSGIPKALASLMKEKQVTLKEIQGAVSYKGYFPADTPFQAYPDEFVSGVLIAAWPQVFNVIELLRSGEEAPF is encoded by the coding sequence ATGGAAATAGCCAGAGGCGTGATTAAAAGTGCTCAAAAGATAGTTGTTTACGGACCCGAGGGGATAGGGAAATCTACCTTTGCTGCTATGTTTCCAGGAGCCCTTTTTATAGATACAGAAGGTAGTACAAAGCACATGGATGTTGCAAGACTGCCAAAACCGTACAGTTGGCAAATGCTATTAGATGATGTTAATTATGTATACGTTCATCCGGAAGTATGCAACACTTTAGTAATTGATACAGCTGATTGGGCTGAGAAATTATGCTCCGAAGATTTATGTGCAAAGTCACAGAAAGCAGGAATTGAAGATTTTGGTTATGGCAAGGGATATGTCTACCTAGCTGAAGATTTTGGCAAACTACTGAATACCCTAGAAGAAATTGTGAATATGGGAGTGAATGTAGTATTTACGGCACATGCACAAATGAGAAAGTTTGAGCAACCAGATGAAATGGGAGCTTATGACCGTTGGGAAATGAAGTTGCAGAAGAAAACTGCCCCACTATTGAAAGAATGGGCAGATGCAGTGCTATTCGTTAACTACCAGACCTACGTTGTAAATGTCGACGGACAGGGAACAGCAAAAGGTAAGAACAAACCACAAGGTGGTAGAAGGGTAATGTATACCAGTCATCATCCTTGCTGGGATGCAAAGAACAGATACAACCTGCCTCCTGATGTTGATTTCGACTATTCAGTTATAGCTCAATTTATACCTGTAAAGGGTTCAGCAGCCCCTGTAGAATACAAAACAAAAGTTCAGCCTGTAGAGTCACCTTACCCTTCCACTGCCACAACTCAACCAGTACAGCAACAGAGTGTTCCTTCACCTGCAGTTTCACAGAATAAGCCGGTAAACGAACCAACTCAGCAGCAGTTACAAACCGACTTAGCCCAGCAAACGCCGCCAGTTAAACAAGCAACTGAAATAAAAACAGATGAAGATCTCTCAGGTATTCCAAAAGCACTGGCATCACTGATGAAAGAAAAACAAGTAACACTTAAGGAAATTCAGGGGGCAGTGTCTTATAAAGGATATTTTCCTGCAGATACACCATTTCAAGCATACCCGGATGAATTTGTGTCAGGTGTACTTATCGCAGCATGGCCACAAGTTTTTAATGTAATTGAACTACTAAGGAGTGGCGAAGAAGCACCATTCTAA
- a CDS encoding AAA family ATPase: protein MDTIKINKLEIENVKRVKAVKIEPNSNGLTIVGGKNGQGKTSVIDSIAWALGGEKFRPSSATREGSVIPPTLHIVLSNGLVVERKGKNSDLKVTDPTGQKAGQQLLNEFVEQLALDLPRFVQAGSREKAEILLKIIGVGDKLTELDKQEKELYNRRLTIGQIADQKAKFAKEQPYYKDAPKELVSASELIRQQQEILTRNGENNKKRQNLKFIQDQRQRLIEQENELIARLAEVRQKLELNSKDLEIAEKSALDLYDESTAELEQNIANIEQINRKVRANLDKDKAEEDALQYKNQYNALSTQIENIRRSKIDLLKNANLPLPGLSVVDGELTYNDKKWDCMSGSEQLKVSTAIVRKLNPKCGFVLMDKLEQMDLDTLKEFGQWLEQEGLQVIATRVSTGEECSIIIEDGYSESEKPRESIIDNSQKWKAGEF from the coding sequence ATGGATACTATCAAAATAAATAAACTTGAAATTGAAAATGTCAAGCGTGTAAAGGCTGTTAAGATTGAGCCTAATTCAAACGGTCTTACTATAGTAGGGGGTAAAAACGGCCAGGGTAAAACATCAGTTATTGACAGTATAGCATGGGCACTTGGCGGGGAAAAATTCCGCCCATCCAGTGCTACAAGAGAAGGATCTGTTATACCTCCCACTCTACATATTGTTCTCAGTAATGGTTTGGTAGTTGAGCGAAAAGGTAAAAACAGCGACTTGAAGGTTACTGATCCTACTGGGCAGAAGGCTGGTCAGCAACTCTTAAATGAATTTGTTGAGCAACTGGCCCTGGACCTTCCCCGGTTTGTGCAAGCCGGTAGCAGGGAAAAGGCTGAAATACTTCTTAAGATAATCGGAGTAGGTGACAAGCTTACTGAATTGGACAAGCAGGAAAAAGAGCTTTATAACCGCAGATTAACAATAGGGCAAATCGCAGACCAAAAGGCAAAGTTTGCAAAGGAGCAGCCATATTACAAGGATGCTCCGAAGGAACTGGTTTCAGCTTCAGAACTGATTCGTCAGCAACAGGAGATTTTGACCAGGAACGGTGAGAACAACAAAAAGCGTCAGAATCTTAAATTTATACAGGATCAGAGGCAACGATTAATTGAACAGGAAAACGAACTTATTGCAAGACTGGCGGAAGTACGGCAGAAACTTGAACTTAATAGTAAAGACTTAGAAATTGCTGAAAAATCAGCTTTAGACCTGTACGATGAATCCACTGCTGAACTTGAGCAGAATATAGCCAACATTGAACAGATTAACAGAAAAGTCCGTGCAAATCTTGACAAGGACAAAGCTGAGGAAGATGCTCTGCAGTACAAAAACCAATATAACGCTCTGTCAACTCAGATCGAGAATATAAGGCGATCTAAGATTGACCTACTTAAAAATGCTAACTTACCGCTTCCCGGGCTGTCCGTTGTGGATGGGGAACTTACATACAACGACAAAAAGTGGGATTGTATGTCAGGATCCGAACAACTTAAGGTTTCAACGGCCATTGTCCGCAAACTCAATCCGAAATGCGGATTCGTTCTTATGGACAAGCTTGAGCAAATGGACCTCGACACGCTCAAGGAGTTTGGCCAGTGGCTTGAACAAGAAGGATTACAAGTAATAGCAACACGTGTAAGTACCGGGGAAGAATGCAGCATTATTATAGAAGACGGATATTCTGAAAGTGAAAAACCAAGAGAGTCTATTATTGATAACAGTCAGAAATGGAAAGCAGGTGAATTTTAA
- a CDS encoding AbrB/MazE/SpoVT family DNA-binding domain-containing protein produces MKATGIVRKVDELGRVVLPIELRRTLDIEEKDSLEILVDEETIVLKKYEPACVFCGNAKDVIVYKGKNICPDCMKELKGAK; encoded by the coding sequence ATGAAAGCAACGGGAATTGTAAGAAAAGTTGATGAACTCGGGAGAGTGGTTCTTCCGATCGAGCTCCGCAGAACATTGGATATCGAAGAAAAGGACTCACTGGAAATCCTTGTTGATGAAGAAACGATTGTACTTAAAAAGTATGAGCCAGCGTGTGTATTCTGTGGAAATGCCAAAGATGTAATCGTATACAAGGGTAAGAATATTTGCCCTGATTGTATGAAGGAACTTAAGGGGGCTAAGTGA
- a CDS encoding DUF6906 family protein, with translation MKHGRKLTVRLKEFLQDRDIKANQYLQVKNMPNELHFVHKISGRIRIFIKREDGNWYESNGNCKKS, from the coding sequence ATGAAACACGGACGAAAGCTGACAGTAAGATTGAAAGAGTTTCTTCAAGACCGAGATATCAAGGCAAATCAGTATTTACAAGTGAAGAATATGCCTAATGAACTTCACTTTGTACATAAAATATCCGGTAGGATAAGAATTTTTATTAAAAGAGAGGATGGTAATTGGTATGAAAGCAACGGGAATTGTAAGAAAAGTTGA
- a CDS encoding helix-turn-helix domain-containing protein, translated as MSNYFNFPEILYPKHVQEILNWRKDQVYNLFRSKNFPSEKVGNKYFIPKDRFWAWMGKQIPLESQKGA; from the coding sequence ATGTCGAATTATTTTAATTTTCCCGAAATACTTTATCCAAAGCATGTTCAAGAAATATTAAATTGGAGAAAGGATCAGGTCTATAACTTATTTAGAAGCAAGAACTTTCCGTCGGAAAAAGTAGGAAATAAATATTTTATTCCCAAAGATAGGTTCTGGGCTTGGATGGGTAAGCAGATTCCTTTAGAGAGTCAAAAAGGAGCCTAA
- a CDS encoding helix-turn-helix domain-containing protein — protein MKKLKQARESKNLTQSELASRTGISQQHISMIENGERIGSVETLRELAKALDTSVDQLLS, from the coding sequence ATGAAAAAGTTGAAGCAAGCAAGAGAGAGCAAAAACTTGACACAATCTGAACTGGCATCAAGAACAGGTATTTCTCAGCAACATATTTCTATGATCGAGAACGGTGAAAGGATAGGTTCTGTAGAAACACTCAGAGAATTGGCAAAGGCCTTAGATACATCTGTCGATCAATTACTATCATAG
- a CDS encoding helix-turn-helix domain-containing protein → MTLGENIRELRKKKGLTIEALADELNSSYSTIGMYELDKRKPDYDMLCKFAEYFNVTVDYLLGVKKKSILSASDLYKEFIEQKVPIEKLADNIGISADTLFKILKSEEGATEADYYRLCKWLGYSEEKAEEFYLRNSPLTNKSFRFTQNLDFIPVPVLGLIRAGQPAFAEENNEGYYPTDRQFISDDHEYFYLRIKGDSMDKEFKEGSLVLVQIQSTLESGEIGVVLINGFDATVKKVFIRDNLITLMPQSNNEDHQPQTYDTVKEEIKILGKVVLAVKKY, encoded by the coding sequence TTGACATTAGGAGAGAATATAAGAGAATTAAGAAAGAAAAAAGGCCTAACGATAGAGGCCTTGGCAGATGAATTAAATTCGAGTTATTCTACTATTGGGATGTATGAGTTAGATAAACGCAAACCGGATTATGATATGTTATGTAAGTTCGCAGAATATTTTAATGTTACCGTTGACTATTTACTTGGAGTTAAGAAAAAAAGTATTCTAAGTGCATCTGACTTGTATAAAGAATTTATTGAGCAAAAAGTGCCTATAGAAAAATTAGCAGATAACATAGGCATATCTGCTGATACTCTTTTTAAAATATTAAAATCCGAAGAAGGAGCCACAGAAGCTGATTATTATAGACTCTGTAAATGGTTAGGATATTCTGAAGAAAAAGCTGAAGAGTTTTATTTAAGAAACTCTCCTTTAACAAATAAATCATTTAGATTTACACAAAACCTTGACTTTATTCCTGTTCCTGTTTTAGGTTTAATCCGAGCTGGACAACCAGCTTTTGCTGAAGAGAATAACGAAGGTTATTACCCAACTGATAGACAATTTATTTCGGATGACCATGAATATTTTTACCTTAGAATCAAAGGAGATAGCATGGATAAAGAGTTTAAAGAAGGAAGTCTGGTATTAGTTCAGATACAAAGTACCCTTGAGTCTGGAGAAATTGGAGTTGTTCTCATAAATGGATTTGACGCTACTGTAAAGAAAGTTTTTATTAGAGATAATTTAATTACCCTTATGCCTCAATCAAACAATGAAGATCATCAGCCCCAAACATATGATACTGTAAAGGAGGAAATTAAAATTCTTGGAAAGGTAGTACTTGCTGTAAAGAAATATTAA
- a CDS encoding tyrosine-type recombinase/integrase: MQKSNDDTSQKKKTRRARNEGSVRWIEEKQLWQARYPIGLKETIDKNGKPCCKTVYKSIYGKKKTGPGGVMAEMRNALAALGKGTYIDPSDKTLIVWCQEWYETYKEPKLKTNTRLKYETSITRLKRYSIADMQLKNLSLELIQKDYNRMAKDGLSEETIKATHSLVNGALEKAEALNKINKNPARHVTIPRTDEDDAEESNTKALNDTQLDAFLYQIGRRSKYFMYAFFMLNTGLRPGEALALTRSDIDFTTNKIKVTKTYIEKLKKVQNSTKTASSRRKVPIPSEMISLLKEYMLQQPKKEPTDPLFQTATGKRPSQGYLRKRFKYAGASAGCEWVNLHTMRHTFASRLFKKKVDIKVISELLGHKDVSTTYDIYVHFIDNIVEESVQVLNSDIPENLPTKSRKGEKKAKKVIDIKKVSSH, from the coding sequence ATGCAAAAAAGTAATGATGATACTTCTCAGAAGAAAAAAACTCGTCGTGCCAGAAACGAAGGTTCTGTTCGCTGGATAGAAGAAAAGCAATTATGGCAAGCCCGTTATCCTATTGGTTTAAAAGAAACAATAGATAAAAATGGTAAACCCTGTTGTAAGACTGTTTACAAAAGTATCTACGGAAAAAAGAAAACTGGTCCAGGTGGAGTAATGGCTGAGATGAGAAACGCACTAGCTGCACTCGGAAAAGGAACTTATATTGATCCGTCAGATAAAACACTTATCGTCTGGTGCCAAGAATGGTATGAGACTTACAAAGAGCCCAAGTTAAAAACAAATACGCGTCTTAAATACGAAACCTCAATTACTAGATTAAAACGATATAGTATTGCCGATATGCAGTTAAAGAACCTAAGCCTTGAACTAATTCAAAAAGATTACAACAGAATGGCCAAAGATGGATTAAGCGAAGAAACTATTAAAGCCACCCACAGTCTAGTAAATGGGGCACTAGAAAAAGCCGAAGCTTTAAATAAAATTAATAAGAATCCTGCTCGCCATGTTACTATACCAAGGACTGATGAAGATGACGCTGAAGAAAGTAATACTAAGGCTTTAAACGACACCCAATTAGACGCCTTTCTTTATCAGATCGGTCGACGTAGTAAATATTTTATGTATGCTTTTTTTATGCTTAATACTGGTTTGAGACCCGGTGAAGCTTTGGCTTTAACTCGTTCTGATATTGACTTTACTACTAATAAGATTAAAGTTACAAAAACATATATCGAAAAATTAAAGAAGGTCCAAAACAGTACAAAAACAGCTTCCAGTAGACGCAAGGTACCCATACCAAGCGAAATGATAAGTTTGCTTAAAGAGTATATGTTGCAGCAACCGAAAAAGGAGCCTACCGACCCTTTATTTCAGACAGCCACCGGGAAAAGGCCGTCTCAGGGATATTTGCGTAAACGATTTAAATATGCTGGTGCCTCTGCTGGATGTGAATGGGTAAATCTACACACTATGCGTCACACATTTGCATCCAGATTATTTAAAAAGAAAGTCGATATTAAGGTTATCAGTGAATTATTAGGCCATAAAGATGTTTCAACAACTTATGACATATATGTACATTTCATTGATAATATAGTGGAGGAGTCTGTCCAGGTATTAAATTCGGATATCCCTGAAAATCTTCCAACTAAGAGCAGAAAAGGTGAAAAGAAAGCCAAAAAGGTGATAGATATCAAAAAAGTTAGTAGCCATTAA
- the sigH gene encoding RNA polymerase sporulation sigma factor SigH, which translates to MKTNLKAEVYQTYSGMVDEDVILEAKAGNTMALEYLINKYKSFVRAKARTYFLIGADREDIIQEGMIGLFKAIRDYKGDKLSSFRAFAELCITRQIITAIKTATRQKHIPLNSYVSLNKPIFDEESDRTLMDIISEESISDPEELIINREEFKGIESKMGEILSSLEWEVLTSYLDGKSYQEIAEDLDRHVKSIDNALQRVKRKLEKYLEEQKA; encoded by the coding sequence TTGAAAACAAACTTAAAGGCTGAGGTCTATCAAACATATTCTGGTATGGTTGACGAAGATGTAATATTAGAAGCTAAAGCTGGTAATACAATGGCTCTTGAATATCTCATAAACAAGTACAAAAGCTTTGTCCGGGCAAAAGCCAGAACATACTTTCTTATAGGTGCTGACAGAGAAGATATCATTCAAGAAGGTATGATTGGATTGTTTAAGGCGATCCGAGATTATAAGGGGGACAAGCTTTCATCCTTCAGAGCGTTTGCGGAACTCTGCATTACCAGACAAATAATTACTGCTATTAAAACCGCTACCAGACAGAAACATATTCCGCTAAATTCATACGTTTCTTTAAATAAGCCCATTTTTGACGAAGAATCTGACCGTACCTTGATGGATATAATCAGTGAGGAGAGTATAAGTGATCCGGAAGAACTGATTATAAACAGGGAAGAGTTCAAAGGTATAGAAAGTAAGATGGGTGAAATTTTGAGTTCTCTTGAATGGGAAGTACTGACTTCATATTTGGATGGCAAGTCCTACCAAGAGATTGCCGAGGATTTGGATAGACATGTAAAATCTATCGACAACGCGTTACAGCGTGTAAAACGTAAGTTAGAGAAATATCTAGAAGAACAAAAAGCCTAA
- the rlmB gene encoding 23S rRNA (guanosine(2251)-2'-O)-methyltransferase RlmB translates to MAQSRNKRPGSARYDKKGPSSGFGRKSFTGDDKKRSKFGDRKGETAGRGPYMAPAKDLGFENIEKDSAVPEESDKLEGRNSVMEALKANRTINKLFIAKGEKEGSIRQIIALARQKGIITTEVDKIILDGMSTTRSHQGVIAYVAVKDYVEVDDILAVAQENGEPPFIIILDEISDPHNFGAILRTANAVGAHGVIIPKRRAIGLTSTVAKASAGAVEYVPVSRVTNISQTIEYLKKNNVWVVGTDSTGEKAFYESDLKGPIALVVGSEGEGMGKLVREKCDFVVNIPMQGEISSLNASVAAAIVMYEILKQRGK, encoded by the coding sequence ATGGCTCAATCAAGAAATAAGAGACCTGGTAGTGCCCGTTATGACAAGAAGGGCCCCAGTTCCGGCTTTGGAAGAAAAAGTTTTACGGGAGACGACAAAAAACGTAGTAAATTTGGAGATCGCAAGGGGGAAACAGCAGGCAGAGGACCGTATATGGCTCCTGCAAAAGACCTTGGGTTTGAAAATATTGAAAAGGACAGTGCTGTCCCTGAGGAAAGTGACAAGCTTGAAGGAAGAAACTCTGTAATGGAAGCTTTGAAAGCAAACAGGACAATTAACAAGTTATTTATAGCCAAGGGTGAAAAAGAAGGTTCCATTCGTCAGATTATAGCTCTGGCAAGACAAAAAGGGATTATTACAACCGAGGTTGACAAAATTATACTAGATGGAATGTCCACTACAAGATCTCACCAAGGGGTTATAGCCTATGTTGCAGTCAAGGATTATGTGGAGGTAGACGATATTCTTGCAGTTGCTCAGGAGAACGGGGAACCCCCGTTTATCATTATACTTGATGAGATTTCCGATCCGCATAATTTTGGTGCAATCCTGAGAACAGCCAATGCGGTTGGAGCCCATGGTGTAATTATTCCAAAGAGACGTGCCATAGGATTAACTTCTACAGTGGCAAAGGCATCTGCCGGAGCGGTAGAGTATGTACCTGTATCAAGGGTGACAAATATCTCCCAGACCATAGAGTATCTCAAGAAAAATAACGTTTGGGTGGTAGGTACGGATTCTACAGGAGAAAAAGCTTTTTATGAAAGCGATTTAAAAGGCCCGATTGCTCTTGTTGTAGGAAGTGAAGGCGAAGGAATGGGGAAACTTGTAAGGGAAAAATGTGATTTTGTAGTTAATATCCCAATGCAGGGAGAAATTAGCTCATTAAATGCATCAGTTGCAGCGGCGATAGTTATGTATGAGATACTAAAGCAAAGGGGTAAATAA
- a CDS encoding Mini-ribonuclease 3, with translation MYEEIIQNMRKDFDIKPMEVMNLQPLVLAYIGDAVYEMYIRTMLVVKNKSNVNMLHKMSVKYVKAKSQADILHRVNDRLTEDEHDIVRRGRNAKSATVPKHADVTDYRYSTGFEALIGYLYLTNSYERLMEILRLAVEE, from the coding sequence ATGTACGAAGAAATTATACAAAACATGCGTAAGGATTTTGATATTAAACCGATGGAAGTGATGAACCTTCAGCCATTGGTTTTAGCTTATATAGGTGATGCGGTTTATGAGATGTATATACGTACCATGCTTGTAGTAAAAAACAAGTCAAACGTAAATATGCTTCATAAAATGTCTGTCAAGTATGTTAAAGCAAAGTCTCAAGCTGATATACTTCATCGTGTAAACGACAGGCTAACTGAGGATGAACACGATATAGTCAGAAGAGGCCGCAATGCCAAGTCAGCGACAGTTCCGAAACATGCAGACGTTACAGATTACAGGTATTCTACCGGGTTTGAAGCTTTGATAGGGTATTTGTACCTTACAAACAGTTATGAACGGCTTATGGAAATTTTGAGACTGGCTGTTGAGGAATAA